In the Mya arenaria isolate MELC-2E11 chromosome 11, ASM2691426v1 genome, one interval contains:
- the LOC128208992 gene encoding serine-arginine protein 55-like isoform X2, translated as MSAAGTRVYVGRVPNDARDKDIERFFKGYGRLREILMKNGYTFVEFDDPRDADDAVYELNGKEMLGERLIIEHARASRRGGPRERAGGFGDRYGGGGGRFGGGGGYGGGYGGGGGRFGGGGGRDRYGPPQRTDYRLRVENLSSRASWQDLKDHMRTAGVEVTFADAHKQRTGEGVVEFSTESDMLRAIDKLDSSDINGKKIKLVEEGRGGRGGGRRSYSRSRSRSRSRSDSRSSRSSRSSTPPKKRSRTKSGDDEEDD; from the exons ATGTCTGCTGCAGGAACAAGAGTGTACGTTGGGAGAGTGCCTAATGATGCAAGGGATAAAGATATTGAAAGGTTTTTCAAAGGGTATGGCAGGCTACGGGAAATCTTGATGAAGAATGGCTACACATTTGTG GAGTTTGATGACCCAAGAGATGCTGATGATGCTGTGTATGAATTGAATGGAAAAGAAATGCTCGGTGAAAG GTTAATCATAGAACATGCCAGGGCTTCAAGGCGAGGGGGCCCAAGGGAAAGGGCCGGTGGATTCGGAGACAGATACGGTGGTGGAGGAGGTCGgtttggtggtggtggtggatatGGAGGAGGATACGGCGGAGGTGGTGGCCGGTTTGGTGGGGGCGGGGGCAGAGACAG ATATGGGCCACCCCAGAGAACTGACTACAGACTGAGAGTTGAAAATCTTTCATCTAGAGCAAGCTGGCAG GACCTGAAGGACCACATGAGGACTGCTGGTGTGGAGGTTACCTTTGCTGATGCCCACAAACAGAGGACTGGTGAAGG aGTGGTCGAATTTTCAACAGAGTCGGACATGCTGCGTGCCATCGACAAGCTTGACAGCTCCGACATCAACGGCAAGAAGATCAAACTGGTCGAGGAAGGACGAGGAGGTCGTGGAGGTGGCAGACGAAG CTATTCACGCAGTCGATCCAGGTCTCGCTCAAGGTCTGACAGCCGAAGCTCAAGGAGCAGTCGATCAAGTACGCCACCCAAGAAACGCTCCCGTACAAAATCAGGAGATGATGAGGAGGATGATTGA
- the LOC128208992 gene encoding serine-arginine protein 55-like isoform X1, with translation MSAAGTRVYVGRVPNDARDKDIERFFKGYGRLREILMKNGYTFVEFDDPRDADDAVYELNGKEMLGERLIIEHARASRRGGPRERAGGFGDRYGGGGGRFGGGGGYGGGYGGGGGRFGGGGGRDRYGDSGYNSRRPSGGGRYGPPQRTDYRLRVENLSSRASWQDLKDHMRTAGVEVTFADAHKQRTGEGVVEFSTESDMLRAIDKLDSSDINGKKIKLVEEGRGGRGGGRRSYSRSRSRSRSRSDSRSSRSSRSSTPPKKRSRTKSGDDEEDD, from the exons ATGTCTGCTGCAGGAACAAGAGTGTACGTTGGGAGAGTGCCTAATGATGCAAGGGATAAAGATATTGAAAGGTTTTTCAAAGGGTATGGCAGGCTACGGGAAATCTTGATGAAGAATGGCTACACATTTGTG GAGTTTGATGACCCAAGAGATGCTGATGATGCTGTGTATGAATTGAATGGAAAAGAAATGCTCGGTGAAAG GTTAATCATAGAACATGCCAGGGCTTCAAGGCGAGGGGGCCCAAGGGAAAGGGCCGGTGGATTCGGAGACAGATACGGTGGTGGAGGAGGTCGgtttggtggtggtggtggatatGGAGGAGGATACGGCGGAGGTGGTGGCCGGTTTGGTGGGGGCGGGGGCAGAGACAGGTACGGGGACTCGGGATACAACAGCCGGCGACCCAGTGGTGGGGGCAG ATATGGGCCACCCCAGAGAACTGACTACAGACTGAGAGTTGAAAATCTTTCATCTAGAGCAAGCTGGCAG GACCTGAAGGACCACATGAGGACTGCTGGTGTGGAGGTTACCTTTGCTGATGCCCACAAACAGAGGACTGGTGAAGG aGTGGTCGAATTTTCAACAGAGTCGGACATGCTGCGTGCCATCGACAAGCTTGACAGCTCCGACATCAACGGCAAGAAGATCAAACTGGTCGAGGAAGGACGAGGAGGTCGTGGAGGTGGCAGACGAAG CTATTCACGCAGTCGATCCAGGTCTCGCTCAAGGTCTGACAGCCGAAGCTCAAGGAGCAGTCGATCAAGTACGCCACCCAAGAAACGCTCCCGTACAAAATCAGGAGATGATGAGGAGGATGATTGA
- the LOC128207430 gene encoding serine-arginine protein 55-like isoform X2, with protein MSSSGTRVYVGRLPNDARDKDIERFFKGYGRLREILMKNGYTFVEFDDPKDADDAVYELNGKEMLGERLIIEHARASRGGPRGGGGGFGDRYGGGGGRFGGGGGYGGGYGGGGGRFGGGGGRDRYGPPQRTDYRLRVENLSSRASWQDLKDHMRTAGVEVTFADAHKQRTGEGVVEFSSESDMLRAIDKMDNTDINGKKIKLVEEGRGGRSSSRRSRSRSRSRSRSRSRNRSRSRSRSDSRSSRSSRSSTPPKKRSRTKSGDGEGGD; from the exons ATGTCATCTTCCGGAACGAGAGTGTATGTTGGAAGATTGCCAAATGATGCAAGGGATAAAGATATTGAAAGGTTTTTCAAAGGTTACGGCAGATTGCGggaaattttgatgaaaaatggcTACACATTTGTG GAATTCGATGATCCAAAAGACGCTGATGATGCTGTGTATGAATTAAATGGAAAAGAAATGCTTGGTGAAAg actTATCATAGAACATGCCAGGGCCTCAAGGGGAGGCCCCAGGGGTGGAGGCGGTGGATTTGGAGACAGATACGGTGGTGGAGGAGGTCGgtttggtggtggtggtggatatGGAGGAGGATACGGCGGAGGTGGTGGCCGGTTTGGTGGGGGCGGGGGCAGAGACAG ATATGGGCCACCCCAGAGAACTGACTACAGACTGAGAGTTGAAAACCTTTCATCTAGAGCAAGCTGGCAG GACCTGAAGGACCACATGAGGACGGCTGGTGTGGAGGTTACCTTTGCTGATGCCCACAAACAGAGGACTGGTGAAGG AGTGGTTGAGTTCTCATCCGAGTCGGATATGCTGCGTGCTATTGACAAGATGGACAATACAGACATCAACGGCAAGAAGATCAAACTGGTAGAGGAAGGACGAGGAGGTCGAAGCAGCAGCAGACGCAG CCGATCCAGGTCCCGCAGCCGATCCAGGTCCCGCTCCAGGAACCGCTCCAGGTCTCGATCCAGGTCTGACAGCCGAAGCTCCAGGAGCAGCCGATCAAGCACCCCACCCAAGAAACGCTCCCGCACAAAGTCTGGTGATGGGGAGGGGGGTGACTGA
- the LOC128207430 gene encoding serine-arginine protein 55-like isoform X1 encodes MSSSGTRVYVGRLPNDARDKDIERFFKGYGRLREILMKNGYTFVEFDDPKDADDAVYELNGKEMLGERLIIEHARASRGGPRGGGGGFGDRYGGGGGRFGGGGGYGGGYGGGGGRFGGGGGRDRYGDSGYNSRRPSGGGRYGPPQRTDYRLRVENLSSRASWQDLKDHMRTAGVEVTFADAHKQRTGEGVVEFSSESDMLRAIDKMDNTDINGKKIKLVEEGRGGRSSSRRSRSRSRSRSRSRSRNRSRSRSRSDSRSSRSSRSSTPPKKRSRTKSGDGEGGD; translated from the exons ATGTCATCTTCCGGAACGAGAGTGTATGTTGGAAGATTGCCAAATGATGCAAGGGATAAAGATATTGAAAGGTTTTTCAAAGGTTACGGCAGATTGCGggaaattttgatgaaaaatggcTACACATTTGTG GAATTCGATGATCCAAAAGACGCTGATGATGCTGTGTATGAATTAAATGGAAAAGAAATGCTTGGTGAAAg actTATCATAGAACATGCCAGGGCCTCAAGGGGAGGCCCCAGGGGTGGAGGCGGTGGATTTGGAGACAGATACGGTGGTGGAGGAGGTCGgtttggtggtggtggtggatatGGAGGAGGATACGGCGGAGGTGGTGGCCGGTTTGGTGGGGGCGGGGGCAGAGACAGGTACGGGGACTCCGGATACAACAGCAGGCGACCCAGTGGTGGGGGCAG ATATGGGCCACCCCAGAGAACTGACTACAGACTGAGAGTTGAAAACCTTTCATCTAGAGCAAGCTGGCAG GACCTGAAGGACCACATGAGGACGGCTGGTGTGGAGGTTACCTTTGCTGATGCCCACAAACAGAGGACTGGTGAAGG AGTGGTTGAGTTCTCATCCGAGTCGGATATGCTGCGTGCTATTGACAAGATGGACAATACAGACATCAACGGCAAGAAGATCAAACTGGTAGAGGAAGGACGAGGAGGTCGAAGCAGCAGCAGACGCAG CCGATCCAGGTCCCGCAGCCGATCCAGGTCCCGCTCCAGGAACCGCTCCAGGTCTCGATCCAGGTCTGACAGCCGAAGCTCCAGGAGCAGCCGATCAAGCACCCCACCCAAGAAACGCTCCCGCACAAAGTCTGGTGATGGGGAGGGGGGTGACTGA